In one Deltaproteobacteria bacterium genomic region, the following are encoded:
- a CDS encoding PD-(D/E)XK nuclease family protein, which produces MASTRALAHAPWSSSKIQTALRCPREFHYRYVDRVPESDASPEARIGKAVHGVLERALVGDSVDAAVAEGRRLMHNDAERRRYDALAAGVGAFIDRVAAFRRRHRVTRQFVEFTLAVREDLSLTQFHASDALYRGIFDAGYLYDDGKLAVVDHKCGERRTSLAFSDQLEGYAVLAAAMFRNVRAYWLGVHWVAECQVDWSGPVTPQQVADELAPRMLANIEAAALAVDDGPRPAPSDWCLLCSYRSICPAAHDLLLEPVDDEPPPDWEL; this is translated from the coding sequence GTGGCCTCGACGCGCGCGCTGGCGCACGCTCCCTGGTCGTCGTCGAAAATTCAGACGGCGCTGCGCTGTCCGCGCGAGTTCCACTACCGGTACGTCGACCGCGTGCCCGAATCGGACGCGTCGCCCGAAGCGCGCATCGGCAAGGCGGTCCACGGCGTGCTGGAGCGCGCGCTGGTCGGCGACTCGGTCGACGCCGCCGTCGCCGAGGGGCGCCGGCTCATGCACAACGACGCCGAGCGGCGCCGCTACGACGCGCTCGCGGCGGGCGTCGGCGCGTTCATCGACCGCGTCGCGGCGTTCCGCCGCCGCCACCGCGTCACCCGCCAGTTCGTCGAGTTCACTCTCGCCGTGCGCGAGGATCTGTCCCTCACCCAATTTCATGCGTCCGACGCGCTGTACCGCGGCATCTTCGACGCGGGCTACCTGTACGACGACGGCAAGCTCGCGGTGGTAGACCACAAGTGCGGCGAGCGGCGGACGTCCCTGGCGTTTTCCGACCAACTCGAAGGCTACGCCGTGCTCGCGGCGGCCATGTTCCGCAACGTGCGCGCGTACTGGCTCGGGGTTCACTGGGTCGCGGAGTGCCAGGTGGACTGGTCCGGCCCGGTAACGCCGCAGCAGGTGGCCGACGAACTGGCGCCGCGGATGCTCGCGAACATCGAAGCGGCTGCGCTCGCCGTCGACGATGGCCCGCGGCCGGCGCCGTCGGACTGGTGCCTGCTGTGCAGCTACCGATCGATCTGTCCGGCTGCCCACGACCTGCTGCTCGAGCCGGTCGACGACGAGCCCCCGCCGGACTGGGAGCTGTGA